DNA sequence from the Bacillus pumilus genome:
GCCAACCGATGGCAAGCATCCCGATAAAATAAATAGATAAGGAAATTGTAACTTCAATACTCATTTTGTGTTCTCACCTTTTTCGTATAAATTTGACATCACCTCAATCAAAATATCCAGAAGTGTCAGGGCTAGTTTTTTGATTGAATGCCCTTCTCACTGCTATGGTTACTTAACCTAACAGAGTATTCCCAAGTGATCAACCTTCTTAAACCTCCTCATTTTGAAGAAAAAATGGACAGATCGGTGATACGAATCAGTTTGTATGCGCTTACAAAAGTAAATAAAAGTAAAAATTTTCTGAAAATAAAGGGTGGTCTGCATGACTATTTTCTTTATCTGTTGGATCACTATGATGCTTCGAGAGAAAAGGGCTCTTGCTGCGCCTGTGTAAAGTTGCTTTAGAACAGTAAAATTTGATATGATAAAGTGTATATGACTTATGATCATGACCACGAACACGTATCATTTTTGGAGGTGAACCTGCATGTCTAGAATTTCAATAGAAGAAGTAAAGCACGTGGCGCATTTGGCACGGCTTGCAATTACAGAAGAAGAAGCTGAGATGTTTACAGAACAGCTTGATAGCATCATTTCATTTGCAGAGCAGTTAAACGAGGTAGATACGGAAAACGTTGAACCAACAACACACGTATTAAAAATGAAAAACGTCATGAGAGAAGATGTTCCGAATAAAGGTCTTTCCATTGAGGCAGTCATCAAAAACGCGCCTGATCATAAAGACGGCTATATTCGTGTGCCATCAATTTTGGACTAAAGGAGGCCTGAGGCATGTCACTGTTTGATCACAAAATTTCTGAATTAAAAGAGCTTTTACATAAAAAGGAACTGTCTGTTTCTGATTTAGTGGACGAGTCTTATAAACGAATCAATGAAGTAGACGGGAAAGTACAAGCATTCCTTGCATTAGACGAAGAGAAAGCTCGTGCGTATGCAAAGGAATTGGACGAGGCAGTTGGTGAAAAGGACGAGCTTGGTTTATTGTTCGGTATGCCAATCGGTGTGAAAGATAACATCGTCACAAAGGATTTACGTACAACAGCATCTAGTAAAATCCTGCAAAACTTTGATCCTATTTATGATGCAACGGTTGTCAATCGTTTAAGAGATGCGGAAGCAGTCACAATCGGTAAATTAAATATGGACGAATTTGCAATGGGATCTTCTACAGAGAACTCAGGCTACAAAGCAACGAAAAACCCTTGGAATTTAAACACTGTTCCAGGTGGATCAAGTGGTGGCTCAGCAGCTTCTGTTGCAGCAGGTGAAGTGCCATTCTCACTTGGATCAGATACGGGCGGTTCGATTCGCCAGCCGGCATCATTCTGCGGCGTTGTGGGTCTGAAGCCGACGTATGGCCGTGTATCTAGATACGGCTTAATCGCATTTGCTTCTTCATTAGATCAAATCGGGCCGATTACGCGTAACGTAGAGGACAATGCCTACGTTCTTCAAGCGATTGCTGGAGTCGATCAAATGGACGCAACGAGTGCAAATGTCGACGTCCCAGATTTTCTTTCTTCATTAACTGGCGACATCAAAGGCATGAAAATTGCAGTGCCAAAAGAATACCTTGGAGAAGGTGTTGGCGAGGAAGCAAAAGAGTCTGTTCTTCAAGCGTTAAAAGTATTAGAAGGACTTGGTGCCACATGGGAAGAAGTGTCTCTTCCGCATTCTAAATATGCGCTTGCGACTTACTACTTGCTGTCTTCTTCAGAAGCATCTGCAAATCTTGCGCGTTTTGACGGCATCCGCTATGGCTACCGTACAGATAATGCAGAAAACCTGATTGATTTATATAAAAATACTCGTTCTGAAGGCTTTGGAAACGAAGTGAAACGCCGCATCATGCTTGGCACATTCGCTCTTAGCTCAGGATATTATGATGCATACTATAAAAAGGCGCAAAAAGTCCGTACATTGATCAAAAAAGACTTCGAAGATGTTTTTGAAAAGTATGATGTCATTGTAGGGCCAACAACGCCAACTCCTGCATTTAACATTGGTGAAAAGACAAGCGATCCACTGACGATGTACGCGAACGATATTTTAACGATCCCTGTGAACCTTGCAGGCGTTCCAGGAATCAGTGTGCCTTGTGGATTTGCAAACGGTCTTCCGTTAGGACTGCAAATCATTGGTAAGCACTTTGATGAAGGAACGGTTTACCGCGTGGCTCACGCTTTCGAGCAAGCAACAGATCATCATAAAGCAAAACCTGAACTGTAAGGGGTGAATCAGAATGAACTTTGAAACGGTAATTGGACTTGAAGTCCACGTTGAGCTAAAAACACAATCAAAAATTTTCTCCAGCTCGCCGACACCTTTTGGTGCAGCTGCCAACACGCAAACAAGTGTCATCGACCTTGGATATCCTGGCGTACTGCCTGTATTGAACAAAGAAGCAGTGAACTTTGCAATGAAAGCAGCTATGGCGCTAAACTGCGAGATCGCAACAGATACAAAATTTGACCGTAAAAACTACTTCTATCCTGATAACCCAAAGGCGTATCAAATCTCTCAATTTGATAAACCGATCGGTGAAAACGGCTGGATTGAAATTGAAGTAGAAGGCAAAACGAAACGAATCGGTATTACGCGTCTCCATTTGGAAGAGGATGCAGGTAAACTGACACACACAGGCGACGGATATTCACTTGTTGACTTCAACCGTCAAGGCACACCGCTTGTTGAAATCGTATCTGAGCCAGACATTCGCACACCAGAAGAAGCGTATGCGTACTTAGAAAAACTAAAATCTATTATTCAATATACAGGCGTATCTGACTGTAAGATGGAAGAAGGCTCACTTCGCTGTGATGCCAATATTTCACTTCGTCCGATCGGCCGTGAAGAGTTTGGAACGAAAACAGAGCTCAAGAACTTGAACTCATTTGCTTTCGTACAAAAAGGTCTTGAATTCGAAGAGAAACGTCAAGAGCAAGTATTGCTTTCTGGCGGCTTGATCGAACAAGAAACTCGCCGCTATGACGAAGCGTCTAAAAAGACGATCCTCATGCGTGTCAAAGAGGGCTCAGATGATTACCGCTACTTCCCAGAACCAGATTTGGTGGAGCTGTACATTGATGACGAGTGGAAAGAACGCGTAAGAGCATCGATTCCAGAGCTTCCAGACGAGCGCCGCAAACGCTACATCGATGAGCTTGGCCTTCCTGCATATGATGCGATGGTGCTGACGCTGACAAAAGAAATGTCTGATTTCTTTGAAGCAACCATTTCAGAAGGTGCAGAAGCAAAGCAAGCTTCAAACTGGCTGATGGGTGAAGTATCTGCCTACTTAAATTCAGCTCAAAAAGAGCTGGAAGATACAAAGCTAACGCCGCAAGGCCTGGCTGGCATGATCAATCTCATCGAAAAAGGAACGATTTCTTCTAAGATTGCCAAAAAGGTATTCAAAGAGCTGATTGAAAATGGGGGAGACGCAGAAACAATCGTCAAAGAAAAAGGACTTGTCCAAATTTCTGACGAAGGTGCCCTGCTCAAACTTGTCACAGAAGCACTTGATAACAACCCGCAATCCATCGAAGACTTTAAAAACGGAAAAGACCGCGCGATTGGTTTCTTAGTCGGACAAATCATGAAAGCATCGAAGGGACAAGCAAACCCGCCGATGGTCAACAAGATTCTCCTAGAAGAAATCAAAAAACGCTAATGAACAATAGCAAAAACCGCCTCATGAGAAGAGGCGGTTTTTTTTGCTTGAAATGACAGGGTCTTATAATAGATTCAGACCACCGCCGTATATCAATTCGGAGATTCTTTTCTTATAATGAAGTATAAGCGAAAGTGCACATTCGAAGGGGGATAAAGGTGAACGAACCGGAAAAACAGCACGTAAAGTTATGAAAGAAACAGCTTCAATTGTTCGACTACTCTTATGACAGCAGGGTCCTCACACTTTTCTAAATTCGTCAGCATCCCTTGAATGACTGGCTTACGAGGCTCAGCTTTCGCCAGTTCTTCTTCAATGACTTCAATGGATACAAGGGTATCATCAGAAAGCAAATGCTCAAGCTTTAACAAACGAAGCTCCTCTTCTAGGGATGCAGCGCTCGGCGCTTCATCGTCCCAAATGGTTGGCTTTAAGATCGGTTTCGTCTGAGAACGAAGCATACCTTGAACCAAATCATCTAATCGTTCGAGTATAAAGGAAGAGAGCTCATCAAATGATAATTGCATCTGATCTTGTAAAAGCAGCACCTGCACATACGATTGGATGATTCCTTGAATCATGACTGACAGGTCAGTT
Encoded proteins:
- the gatA gene encoding Asp-tRNA(Asn)/Glu-tRNA(Gln) amidotransferase subunit GatA, with protein sequence MSLFDHKISELKELLHKKELSVSDLVDESYKRINEVDGKVQAFLALDEEKARAYAKELDEAVGEKDELGLLFGMPIGVKDNIVTKDLRTTASSKILQNFDPIYDATVVNRLRDAEAVTIGKLNMDEFAMGSSTENSGYKATKNPWNLNTVPGGSSGGSAASVAAGEVPFSLGSDTGGSIRQPASFCGVVGLKPTYGRVSRYGLIAFASSLDQIGPITRNVEDNAYVLQAIAGVDQMDATSANVDVPDFLSSLTGDIKGMKIAVPKEYLGEGVGEEAKESVLQALKVLEGLGATWEEVSLPHSKYALATYYLLSSSEASANLARFDGIRYGYRTDNAENLIDLYKNTRSEGFGNEVKRRIMLGTFALSSGYYDAYYKKAQKVRTLIKKDFEDVFEKYDVIVGPTTPTPAFNIGEKTSDPLTMYANDILTIPVNLAGVPGISVPCGFANGLPLGLQIIGKHFDEGTVYRVAHAFEQATDHHKAKPEL
- the gatB gene encoding Asp-tRNA(Asn)/Glu-tRNA(Gln) amidotransferase subunit GatB, which encodes MNFETVIGLEVHVELKTQSKIFSSSPTPFGAAANTQTSVIDLGYPGVLPVLNKEAVNFAMKAAMALNCEIATDTKFDRKNYFYPDNPKAYQISQFDKPIGENGWIEIEVEGKTKRIGITRLHLEEDAGKLTHTGDGYSLVDFNRQGTPLVEIVSEPDIRTPEEAYAYLEKLKSIIQYTGVSDCKMEEGSLRCDANISLRPIGREEFGTKTELKNLNSFAFVQKGLEFEEKRQEQVLLSGGLIEQETRRYDEASKKTILMRVKEGSDDYRYFPEPDLVELYIDDEWKERVRASIPELPDERRKRYIDELGLPAYDAMVLTLTKEMSDFFEATISEGAEAKQASNWLMGEVSAYLNSAQKELEDTKLTPQGLAGMINLIEKGTISSKIAKKVFKELIENGGDAETIVKEKGLVQISDEGALLKLVTEALDNNPQSIEDFKNGKDRAIGFLVGQIMKASKGQANPPMVNKILLEEIKKR
- the gatC gene encoding Asp-tRNA(Asn)/Glu-tRNA(Gln) amidotransferase subunit GatC; its protein translation is MSRISIEEVKHVAHLARLAITEEEAEMFTEQLDSIISFAEQLNEVDTENVEPTTHVLKMKNVMREDVPNKGLSIEAVIKNAPDHKDGYIRVPSILD